Proteins co-encoded in one Myotis daubentonii chromosome 8, mMyoDau2.1, whole genome shotgun sequence genomic window:
- the BPIFB6 gene encoding BPI fold-containing family B member 6, producing MLQILCLALCGLLTRTRAEPGALLRLGMDILNHEVQSAMDESHILEKMAAEAGKKRPGVKPIKGLTDMKVKDVQLPVITLSFTPAVGIFQCVSTGMTITGKNFMGKNMEITVVLNITATNRILQDQETGLPIFKSEGCEVILVSVKTNLPSNMMPNVVKKFLDSTLHKVLPGLMCPAIDAVLVYVNKKWANMNAPMPIGQMGTVKYTLTSVPSTTASYIQVDFSPVVQQQEGTTIQLADDGEAPEFPEDYDEGSSQLLLSAAFLTAELALLQKSFDLNIQDTMVGELPPQTTKTLSGFIPEVAQAYPKPKPLVTQIRINKPPKVTMETGKSLLHLHGTLEMFAARRRRGKAPVSLFLLEAHFNLEIQYSVRENRLQMATSLNRLLSLSRQTSSVGAFKEKKLTGFITDFLREAYIPAVNDVLRVGLPLPDFLNMNYNLAELDIVENALVMDLKLD from the exons ATGCTGCAGATCCTGTGTCTGGCACTCTGCGGCCTACTGACCCGCACACGAGCTGAGCCCGGGGCGCTGCTGCGGTTGGGCATGGACATCCTGAACCACG AGGTCCAGAGTGCTATGGACGAGAGTCATATCCTGGAGAAAATGGCCGCTGAGGCGGGCAAGAAACGTCCGGGGGTGAAACCCATCAAAGGCCTCACTGa TATGAAGGTGAAGGACGTGCAGCTGCCTGTCATCACACTGAGCTTCACACCAGCGGTGGGCATCTTCCAGTGTGTATCCACCGGCATGACCATCACCGGCAAGAA CTTCATGGGTAAGAACATGGAGATCACTGTGGTCTTGAACATCACAGCCACCAACCGGATTTTGCAGGACCAGGAGACAGGCCTCCCCATATTCAAGAGCGAGGGCTGTGAGGTCATCCTGGTCAGCGTGAAGACCAACCTGCCTAGCAA CATGATGCCGAATGTTGTCAAAAAGTTCCTGGACAGCACCCTACACAAAGTTCTTCCTGGCCTG ATGTGTCCAGCCATCGATGCAGTCCTGGTGTATGTAAACAAGAAGTGGGCCAACATGAATG CCCCCATGCCCATAGGCCAGATGGGCACCGTGAAGTATACCCTGACATCCGTACCGTCCACCACAGCCAGCTACATCCAAGTGGACTTTAGT CCTGTGGTACAGCAGCAAGAGGGCACCACCATCCAGCTTGCTGATGACGGGGAGGCCCCAGAGTTCCCCGAAGACTATGATGAAGGCTCTTCACAGCTGCTGCTCTCGGCCGCCTTCCTCACAGCAGAGCTTGCCCTTCTGCAGAAGTCCTTTGATTTGAACATCCAGGATACCATG GTTGGTGAGCTGCCCCCACAAACCACTAAGACACTGTCTGGCTTCATCCCTGAA GTGGCTCAGGCCTATCCCAAGCCGAAGCCCTTGGTGACTCAGATTAGGATAAACAAGCCCCCCAAGGTCACCATGGAGACAGGCAAGAGCCTGCTGCACCTCCATGGCACCCTGGAGATGTTCGCtgcccggcggcggcggggcaAGGCTCCTGTGTCCCTCTTTCTCCTGGAAGCT CACTTCAACCTGGAAATTCAGTACTCAGTGCGTGAGAACCggttgcagatggccacctcTCTGAACAG ATTACTGAGCCTGTCCCGGCAGACCTCATCAGTTGGTGCCTTCAAG GAGAAGAAGCTGACTGGCTTTATCACTGACTTTCTTCGAGAAGCCTACATCCCGGCTGTCAATG ATGTGCTCCGAGTTGGACTTCCGCTTCCAGACTTTCTGAACATGAATTACAACCTGGCAGAGCTGGACATAGTAGAG AACGCCCTGGTGATGGACTTGAAGCTGGACTGA